From one Phaeodactylum tricornutum CCAP 1055/1 chromosome 16, whole genome shotgun sequence genomic stretch:
- a CDS encoding predicted protein, translating to MKDSKWTIEAYCGEQRPSDWSTLPTSSLSFLNQLNLSATHPFCGSEAPQPYEIPGVPSQGPLLTNDHLESFWDVVLTITAKGVPSLIAIGELWLRLCSSILAPIGLAHLLYTSIKGISDQDSKTATRPQKVFLSVTCLLSVASSIVLFTDTLYVLEYGPVYALFLVYDYETGAFTFGDSAERCEIAEGLYYNQENEFINKLVEHWPLSQRTYSKEYGASPWIPTGDGRTGLPFLLNLVRDFSYTRVWLPLDDGEVTALDIGFPEAGHDVTKPLYLILHGLNGGSQEGYVQDFTWRRTGEGSTVVVMIARGLGDLPIRGWDVFHGARISDAHTAALRLRQTLIGDQILAGVGYSMGAIILSNYVARSGENCALDSAVAISGGLDMRFEADFYRAQRLWQPMLAQTLRDDFVVGKWGERVHARLTKDQMKNLMRAAHVSEIDETAVVAYNGFRDLDHYYSEMSALGDIPIEEYNGPSLEPQRRIQSLSIPLLVIHALDDPLVTFRTVGANHGLMHPTNLTKTGTGNLLLLLTKGGGHVGWPLGWFFFLNTWKWMNDAAMSFTNAVDHSRKEG from the exons ATGAAAGACTCCAAGTGGACAATCGAAGCTTACTGCGGTGAGCAGAGACCGTCGGACTGGTCCACTCTTCCGACATCTTCCCTGAGCTTTTTGAATCAGTTGAATTTGTCTGCGACGCATCCATTTTGCGGCTCAGAAGCCCCACAACCGTACGAGATTCCCGGTGTGCCATCCCAAGGCCCCTTGTTAACCAATGATCATTTAGAGTCCTTCTGGGATGTTGTTTTGACCATCACAGCCAAAGGAGTCCCGAGTCTAATTGCAATTGGAGAACTTTGGTTGCGTCTATGTAGCTCCATTTTGGCTCCCATCGGGTTGGCTCATTTGCTGTACACAAGTATCAAGGGGATATCGGATCAAGATTCCAAAACAGCTACACGTCCCCAGAAAGTCTTTCTTTCTGTTACGTGCCTCCTTTCGGTAGCTTCCTCGATCGTTCTCTTCACCGATACCTTGTATGTGCTCGAATACGGACCCGTCTACG CGCTATTCCTTGTATACGATTATGAGACTGGTGCGTTTACCTTCGGGGATTCCGCGGAACGCTGTGAAATAGCGGAAGGTCTTTACTACAACCAAGAAAATGAATTCATCAACAAATTGGTTGAACACTGGCCTCTGTCGCAACGCACGTACAGTAAAGAATATGGAGCGAGTCCTTGGATCCCTACAGGTGACGGCCGGACGGGCCTCCCTTTCCTTTTGAACTTGGTTCGTGACTTTTCGTATACACGTGTATGGCTTCCTCTGGATGATGGCGAGGTGACGGCCTTGGATATTGGGTTTCCAGAAGCAGGCCACGATGTCACAAAACCTCTCTATCTTATTCTACATGGGCTTAACGGTGGTTCTCAGGAAGGCTACGTCCAAGACTTCACGTGGCGGCGCACAGGAGAGGGATCGACGGTAGTGGTCATGATTGCACGCGGACTCGGCGATTTGCCTATTCGGGGATGGGATGTCTTTCACGGCGCCCGCATTTCCGACGCTCATACTGCGGCACTAAGACTTCGACAAACGCTCATTGGAGACCAAATACTGGCGGGCGTTGGCTACTCTATGGGGGCCATTATCCTGAGCAACTATGTTGCACGTTCAGGAGAGAATTGCGCGCTCGATTCGGCAGTTGCGATTTCGGGAGGTCTCGATATGCGCTTCGAGGCTGATTTCTATCGAGCTCAGCGACTTTGGCAACCCATGCTTGCACAGACTCTACGAGACGATTTCGTGGTCGGTAAATGGGGAGAGCGAGTTCACGCAAGATTGACAAAAGACCAAATGAAAAATCTAATGAGGGCCGCACACGTTTCAGAGATTGACGAAACAGCTGTTGTAGCCTACAATGGCTTTCGGGACTTGGATCACTATTATTCCGAAATGTCTGCGTTGGGGGATATCCCTATTGAGGAGTACAATGGTCCATCGCTAGAGCCACAGAGAAGAATCCAAAGCTTGTCGATTCCTCTTTTGGTCATTCACGCCCTGGACGATCCGCTTGTAACGTTTCGGACTGTAGGCGCCAATCATGGTCTCATGCATCCTACAAACCTTACCAAAACAGGAACTGGAAATTTGCTATTGTTATTGACCAAAGGTGGGGGGCACGTGGGATGGCCGCTCGGTTGGTTCTTTTTTCTTAATACTTGGAAGTGGATGAACGATGCCGCGATGAGCTTCACCAACGCAGTGGACCATTCCCGAAAGGAAGGTTGA
- a CDS encoding predicted protein, translating into MEREEPGSPNEGSEQDATEGIDTNHSESSSPLPSATQNQDQHESAKPATSVWKGLSEIMSIVLGRIDDGRDTKSKERPDTVLRPKGAEEVGDPSTLEANEEKVAAKPQESEMPNATFPNSGKLVRKFAVKRSLGRALSQIDNPEKEQQNKRLGEQTTQPDDRISANFEKEENLLEERNSTARELLEQEWNDDQDEDDDRIAPSSVERTIEEANDTASDAEMTTADPPQSNQDRQMNQITAAVDLVIDSLTTGPWPSPPRCVDPASVSRRALDMKRAEMELDLHEQHLSMVSVSLHQFATDVIAPAMIAGGVTKDDDLRVFLGTLLILREVLTTNARAIFGASAIVSGSEPDFSHRFKKTNTNLGRREEFALFGARILATSVILAGLDGLDDEDSESLAAEFLRRAKMYDNGDEEFSDNLIRIDGSNRAYLPNGSPLPPEERIAWQVSFK; encoded by the coding sequence ATGGAAAGGGAAGAACCGGGGAGCCCGAACGAAGGATCAGAACAAGATGCCACGGAAGGCATCGACACCAACCACTCTGAGTCCTCTTCGCCGCTTCCGAGTGCAACTCAAAACCAAGACCAACATGAGAGCGCAAAGCCCGCTACTTCCGTTTGGAAAGGCCTTTCGGAAATAATGTCCATAGTATTGGGACGAATCGATGACGGAAGAGacacgaaatcaaaagagagACCGGACACTGTTCTTCGTCCGAAAGGCGCAGAGGAAGTCGGCGACCCGTCTACCCTGGAAGCTAATGAAGAAAAAGTCGCAGCCAAGCCACAAGAAAGTGAGATGCCCAACGCTACCTTTCCGAATAGCGGAAAGCTCGTTCGAAAATTTGCAGTCAAGCGGAGTTTGGGTCGGGCTCTAAGCCAAATCGACAATCCGGAAAAGGAGCAGCAAAACAAGCGTTTGGGCGAGCAAACCACCCAACCAGATGACAGAATATCCGCAAACTTTGAGAAAGAGGAAAACCTTCTTGAAGAGAGGAATTCTACAGCGAGGGAGCTGTTGGAGCAAGAATGGAATGATGATCAggacgaggatgatgatAGGATTGCTCCAAGCAGCGTCGAGCGGACAATAGAAGAGGCCAACGATACTGCATCTGACGCGGAAATGACTACCGCAGATCCTCCACAATCTAATCAAGATCGCCAAATGAACCAAATTACAGCAGCAGTTGACTTGGTCATTGACTCGCTCACTACTGGTCCATGGCCATCACCGCCGCGATGCGTGGATCCTGCCTCTGTTTCGCGCCGGGCTCTAGATATGAAACGAGCTGAGATGGAATTGGACTTGCATGAACAGCATTTATCCATGGTGTCGGTCTCACTGCACCAGTTTGCCACGGACGTGATTGCGCCAGCTATGATAGCAGGTGGAGTGACGAAGGACGATGATTTGAGGGTATTCCTCGGAACGTTGCTGATTTTGAGGGAAGTGCTCACGACTAACGCTCGAGCAATTTTCGGTGCTTCGGCTATAGTATCCGGATCTGAGCCTGACTTCTCTCACCGTTTTAAAAAGACGAATACGAATTTGGGTCGTCGCGAAGAATTTGCGTTGTTCGGAGCCCGAATTTTGGCTACCTCAGTAATTTTGGCCGGGCTCGATGGGCTAGACGATGAAGATTCTGAATCACTGGCAGCAGAGTTTCTTCGCCGAGCTAAAATGTACGACAATGGCGACGAAGAATTTTCAGACAATTTGATCCGTATTGACGGTAGTAATAGAGCTTATCTTCCAAACGGCTCTCCGCTCCCTCCGGAGGAGAGGATTGCTTGGCAAGTCAGTTTCAAGTAA
- a CDS encoding predicted protein — translation MPWSLDEFCASHRGSTWEQLPASSVAFLKKLDLTTIHPYCQNASAFLEDPAIPSMGPLREPVDDTTIEALVTFAYAKLVPFCGFLDLWIRLVSGFLAPIGVMMLILENQGSSVGKRSLHTHTPHHWNSIVITFCSMIVMVDSMYVNEFGCYYGATLFLLATVLSLRIAVQRRLVKSQIVLFLLIFLALYLTFDWRRFEFQFGDPFDVNRTVESGLYYSSQNGLIHDAVSLWPEHRYLYSAATGATPWMLTGDVRTGLPFYLNYIPDPFWTRVYLPTADGEVLALDIAFPENGHNASKPLYLILHGVNGGSKETYATDLTWRRTRDGSTVIIMISRGLMDVPMRGWDLFHGARWQDAHTTALRLRQAMDGGENHILAGVGYSMGAIVLNNYVASAGPDCALDVAFSISGALECRNEQYYRRAMRTWEPMIAENIRSTQHLRKWGQRLRARLGRDAFRSLMRATNIVELDKYTAVAYNRFRDLNDFYSQMGALGDIAWSDLDKTPSKIASAKVFNISIPLCVMHAFEDPISSWRTVAASDGFLEPNNLVQTGEGNLVLLLTEKGGHVGWPIGWLPFLKKWEFMNEAAASFVDAVAEAKRIRYGKFPEVNK, via the coding sequence ATGCCATGGTCTTTGGATGAATTTTGCGCATCTCACAGGGGAAGCACCTGGGAGCAATTACCAGCATCGTCTGTCGCCTTTTTGAAAAAGTTAGACCTGACCACCATACATCCGTACTGTCAGAACGCTTCCGCCTTTTTAGAGGACCCAGCGATTCCTTCTATGGGACCACTGAGAGAACCAGTCGATGACACAACAATCGAAGCCCTTGTTACATTTGCGTATGCTAAGCTTGTTCCCTTCTGTGGCTTTCTTGATCTTTGGATTCGTCTTGTTTCTGGTTTCCTGGCTCCAATAGGTGTGATGATGCTTATATTGGAAAATCAAGGCTCGAGCGTTGGGAAAAGGAGCCTACATACGCACACGCCACATCACTGGAATTCTATTGTTATCACTTTTTGTTCCATGATCGTGATGGTCGATTCGATGTATGTAAATGAATTTGGCTGCTACTACGGGGCCACACTGTTTCTTTTGGCCACGGTTCTGTCCCTACGGATTGCAGTACAACGACGGTTGGTAAAAAGTCAAATTGTTCTATTCCTTCTCATTTTCTTGGCGTTATACTTGACCTTTGACTGGCGACGATTCGAATTTCAGTTTGGCGACCCGTTTGATGTAAACCGCACGGTGGAAAGTGGTCTTTATTACAGTTCACAGAATGGCCTCATTCACGACGCGGTTTCGCTCTGGCCCGAACACCGGTACTTGTATTCGGCAGCAACTGGAGCGACGCCATGGATGCTTACCGGCGATGTTCGCACTGGATTGCCCTTTTATCTTAACTACATACCCGACCCATTTTGGACACGAGTATATCTACCGACCGCGGATGGCGAAGTCTTGGCTCTTGACATAGCCTTTCCCGAAAACGGGCACAACGCATCTAAACCTTTATACCTGATTCTGCATGGCGTCAACGGAGGGAGCAAGGAAACGTATGCAACAGATTTGACGTGGAGAAGAACAAGGGACGGTTCCACCGTTATCATTATGATTTCGAGGGGGCTGATGGACGTTCCCATGAGAGGGTGGGATTTGTTTCACGGCGCACGTTGGCAAGATGCGCACACGACAGCTCTCCGTTTACGGCAAGCTATGGATGGCGGTGAAAATCATATTCTGGCTGGCGTGGGATATTCCATGGGTGCTATTGTGCTGAACAACTATGTCGCGTCGGCGGGGCCCGACTGTGCCTTGGATGTGGCCTTTTCTATTTCTGGTGCCCTCGAGTGTCGGAACGAACAGTACTATCGTCGTGCCATGCGTACCTGGGAACCTATGATTGCCGAAAATATTCGCTCCACGCAGCACTTGCGGAAGTGGGGACAGAGGCTTCGAGCTCGCCTCGGCCGAGATGCCTTCCGTTCACTGATGAGAGCCACGAATATTGTAGAGCTGGACAAGTATACGGCGGTAGCATATAATCGGTTCCGAGACTTGAACGACTTTTACTCTCAGATGGGTGCCTTGGGTGACATCGCTTGGAGCGACTTGGACAAGACGCCGTCCAAAATTGCTTCAGCAAAGGTGTTCAACATTTCAATTCCTCTCTGTGTCATGCATGCATTTGAAGATCCTATCAGTTCATGGCGAACGGTTGCGGCCAGCGACGGATTCCTAGAACCCAACAATTTAGTTCAAACCGGCGAAGGAAACCTTGTCCTGCTGCTCACGGAAAAAGGAGGTCATGTAGGTTGGCCTATAGGCTGGTTACCGTTCTTAAAAAAGTGGGAATTTATGAACGAGGCTGCCGCaagctttgtcgacgctgTCGCTGAAGCGAAGCGTATAAGATATGGAAAATTTCCAGAAGTCAACAAGTAG
- a CDS encoding predicted protein: protein MTMTTRRRLLVLGSSRPRSTSPLGLILLGAALATSQSFQQVVQWLKDHAESLLVPLYIAIVTVYLTYVAFREHLDPVLRVLFEKKAQGLESMSSRVAAPSTSELDPAFLRKADLDDPQPVDLTGVYKLISNDNFDGFLEVQGIPWALRRAANAARPVHRITHRGSHLTIKIEGIIESQTTYIINGPPVETNVRGRIFRDQVTYLENDRGIVVRKTAVTENYDVTVQRELSTDAQHIVMTSTAMFRDERVPVQCIQHFDRLE from the coding sequence atgacgatgacgactcGCAGGCGCCTACTTGTTTTAGGCTCGTCTCGTCCACGGAGTACATCTCCGCTGGGGCTGATACTCCTGGGGGCTGCACTGGCAACGTCCCAATCCTTCCAGCAAGTCGTGCAATGGTTAAAGGATCACGCCGAATCTCTGCTGGTCCCTCTTTACATCGCGATTGTAACCGTTTATTTGACCTACGTGGCCTTTCGTGAACATCTGGATCCGGTTCTGCGGGTACTGTTCGAAAAAAAGGCGCAAGGCTTAGAATCTATGTCATCGAGAGTGGCCGCACCCTCCACTTCCGAGCTCGACCCGGCTTTCTTAAGAAAGGCCGATTTGGACGATCCTCAGCCCGTAGATCTTACCGGTGTTTATAAATTGATAAGTAACGACAATTTCGacggctttttggaagtcCAGGGCATTCCATGGGCGCTCCGACGTGCCGCCAATGCCGCCCGGCCCGTTCACCGGATCACCCATCGAGGCAGTCACTTGACGATCAAAATCGAAGGCATCATCGAGTCGCAAACCACGTACATCATCAACGGACCGCCCGTAGAGACCAACGTACGCGGCCGCATTTTTCGCGATCAAGTCACGTATTTGGAAAATGATCGGGGCATTGTGGTGCGGAAAACGGCTGTTACCGAGAATTACGATGTAACGGTCCAGCGCGAACTTTCCACCGATGCGCAGCATATTGTCATGACTTCTACCGCCATGTTTCGTGATGAACGCGTACCGGTGCAATGTATCCAACATTTTGATCGTCTTGAGTAG
- a CDS encoding predicted protein, translating into MTRSGVSSLCLSALSISSPGEPFNCKTLQTSSQLGSMPSLACSEDDDSMSTANPSSSTESLGRGLVRGWGSVESRRGYVDLSALTSTNRNRACTPLRRLPQPDAVSTLTTHDCGQSQGPAWGYFVDTPMEDQEEEAMTW; encoded by the coding sequence ATGACGAGATCCGGCGTTTCTAGTCTCTGTTTGTCCGCGTTGTCCATTTCGTCTCCCGGTGAACcttttaactgtaaaacgctCCAAACCTCCAGTCAACTCGGATCTATGCCTTCGTTGGCGTGttccgaagacgatgatTCCATGAGTACGGCCAACCCGAGTTCTTCCACCGAAAGTTTGGGTCGAGGTCTCGTGCGAGGTTGGGGAAGCGTCGAATCCCGACGCGGGTACGTGGATCTTTCTGCACTCACGTCCACGAACCGGAACAGGGCATGCACCCCGTTGCGACGATTACCACAGCCCGACGCAGTATCCACTTTGACAACTCACGATTGTGGACAATCACAAGGACCCGCTTGGGGGTACTTTGTCGATACGCCCATGGAAGACCAGGAAGAGGAAGCCATGACTTGGTAA
- a CDS encoding predicted protein, which yields MIRSHQYATQSELSAQHRHSYRTNCEEWIEQQVKLNRVVTKIRAGDESLGTVRIMQTYPTELSIGDFLRALNGCPFVQNLSFLGVRMPRRDAELLAMALNHQSTGIQTLSIRRLLPECLLPLCQSLAHNTTLRELCLILDSDVTEDALCCLADAIKTNDSLKKLKIYSACWTPRAMDRLSQAIRASPKLRELSLIRGGITEIASLAAAVQSQNTMSILDLSGNQLRDPISLGLLLRCSSLRELDLSSNNFGNTLAGTSTVFDALHQNTTLRQLSLDMNPICESFAARLLTSLQYNTALVRLGIITATLPSKCTKALTHVVASNKAGRGLIQTSCAVHEPLIPYVLSLAHKDLAVLYSLVQIRPDLYCQ from the coding sequence ATGATCCGGTCACACCAATACGCTACTCAAAGCGAGCTTAGTGCGCAGCATCGTCATTCGTATCGTACGAACTGCGAAGAATGGATCGAGCAGCAAGTCAAACTGAATCGTGTCGTGACGAAAATCCGTGCGGGTGATGAGTCCTTGGGGACGGTCAGAATCATGCAAACTTACCCGACAGAACTAAGTATTGGCGACTTTCTCAGGGCTTTGAACGGATGTCCTTTTGTCCAGAACCTCTCATTCCTTGGTGTTCGCATGCCCCGACGAGATGCGGAGTTGCTGGCGATGGCCTTGAATCATCAGTCGACAGGCATTCAGACCTTGAGTATACGCCGATTGTTGCCGGAATGCTTGCTTCCTCTCTGCCAAAGTTTGGCACACAATACGACTTTACGAGAGTTGTGTCTAATCCTTGACTCTGACGTAACGGAAGACGCTTTGTGTTGTCTCGCGGATGCCATAAAAACAAATGATTCCttgaaaaaattgaaaatatACTCGGCGTGTTGGACTCCGCGAGCTATGGACCGATTATCGCAGGCTATACGAGCATCTCCCAAGCTGCGCGAGTTGTCTTTGATTCGTGGTGGTATCACCGAAATCGCGAGTCTGGCCGCCGCGGTTCAATCACAAAATACGATGAGCATCCTGGATTTGTCCGGGAATCAACTGAGGGATCCTATTTCACTGGGTCTTTTGCTGCGCTGTAGCTCCTTGCGAGAATTGGACCTGTCATCAAACAACTTTGGAAACACCTTGGCGGGAACAAGTACAGTTTTCGATGCGTTGCATCAAAATACTACTCTCCGTCAACTATCACTTGATATGAATCCAATTTGTGAATCATTCGCGGCTCGCCTTTTGACGTCTCTCCAGTACAACACGGCGCTTGTCCGCCTCGGTATCATTACTGCAACTTTGCCGTCCAAATGCACCAAAGCCTTAACTCATGTGGTTGCCTCGAACAAAGCAGGACGGGGCTTGATCCAAACTTCTTGCGCTGTTCACGAGCCACTGATTCCTTACGTACTAAGTCTGGCTCACAAAGATCTCGCCGTGCTGTACAGCCTAGTGCAAATTCGGCCCGATTTGTATTGCCAATAG
- a CDS encoding predicted protein — MPAILMRSLPMRRCHPSQPTKTTAASTLLADFHALSLRLSSTHTTPSSSQYSSRSATPRPSRSSSGYFQETSSPSASLWGKELATNGEDEWGQFVDFGVTR; from the coding sequence ATGCCTGCTATTCTGATGCGCTCCTTACCCATGCGTCGGTGTCATCCTTCGCAACCCACAAAAACTACCGCCGCATCCACACTGTTGGCCGACTTTCACGCCCTCTCGCTGAGATTATCGTCTACCCACACCACGCCCTCTTCTAGCCAATACAGCAGTCGGTCGGCAACTCCTCGTCCCAGCCGGTCTTCTTCCGGCTATTTCCAGGAAACATCTTCCCCCTCGGCGTCTCTGTGGGGCAAAGAACTGGCAACCAATGGTGAAGACGAATGGGGTCAATTCGTGGACTTTGGAGTAACCCGATAG
- a CDS encoding predicted protein, whose translation MNLFQPRNKENSPDDDQVTLIGSFADIIAQGVSWKDFFRACVPPRIVWTSVDCCCLTDQSQAPIDHNYAVDLVVQVPSIDSKQVLHISAQNAQAAVGTLAGLLLLLANGKDELELTFQSFATQPRHPFPPLASDTGLATVLSAKHKIVAVRLQFVDVDDSTCQLLAKTIPRMEYRQCTVEGLHQAVASNQCPSKLTISCTLQEFAKFGTGLGGNSVVRSMDLLLHFWLQGEPLHDFCRGLEHNLGLETLVIRYLDINDDGWTMLFHALRFHPTLQTLCLQFTDDFVDNFRRLTPERRTQRTQVVLDFLEENRVIQNVTWPIFQQDQELMDDIKSRLERNRGTGEEREHS comes from the coding sequence ATGAACTTGTTCCAGCCCCGGAATAAGGAAAATTCCCCAGACGATGATCAAGTTACATTAATTGGAAGTTTTGCGGATATCATTGCCCAGGGCGTGTCGTGGAAGGATTTCTTCCGAGCGTGTGTCCCGCCGAGGATCGTGTGGACGTCGGTAGACTGCTGCTGCCTCACGGACCAATCCCAAGCCCCCATCGACCACAATTATGCGGTTGATCTCGTTGTCCAAGTCCCGTCGATTGACAGCAAGCAGGTTCTCCATATATCGGCCCAGAATGCGCAAGCCGCCGTGGGTACCCTTGCcggtttgttgttgctcttGGCGAACGGCAAGGACGAACTCGAACTCACGTTCCAAAGTTTCGCGACGCAACCGAGACATCCCTTTCCCCCTTTGGCCAGCGACACGGGGCTCGCAACGGTATTGTCCGCCAAGCACAAGATTGTCGCTGTGCGGTTGCAGTTTGTGGACGTGGATGATTCGACCTGCCAGCTGCTGGCCAAAACGATACCGCGGATGGAGTATCGACAGTGCACCGTAGAGGGACTGCATCAGGCCGTCGCGTCCAACCAATGTCCCTCCAAACTTACCATAAGCTGCACTCTGCAAGAGTTCGCCAAGTTTGGTACGGGACTGGGTGGAAATTCGGTCGTCCGAAGCATGGACTTGTTGCTGCACTTTTGGCTACAGGGAGAGCCATTGCACGATTTCTGTAGAGGTCTAGAACACAATCTTGGCTTGGAAACACTCGTCATCCGCTATCTCGATATTAATGATGATGGCTGGACTATGCTGTTTCACGCACTACGGTTCCACCCTACCCTGCAGACGCTCTGTTTGCAATTTACCGACGACTTTGTGGACAACTTTCGTAGGTTGACACCGGAGCGTCGGACGCAACGGACGCAAGTAGTTCTGGACTTTTTGGAGGAAAACCGCGTTATTCAAAATGTTACGTGGCCTATCTTCCAGCAAGATCAAGAGCTTATGGACGACATTAAGAGTCGACTCGAACGCAATCGTGGAACTGGGGAAGAGCGGGAGCACTCGTAA
- a CDS encoding predicted protein, protein MSRIETRSKRRRRCTMWLVALGNLGAPHTLGFIPPTPSVMRLPPLLARPVHHSSSSENDASAAQPPSSPGSLRELLIVLDDLGIRYPPEASRYELEQLWRREWVRQTKQQTARQIWTEHSESTTAIVAPQAKRKSTRKGLKEEYPQRWSLGELVEKLDEQNIRYSPTATREDLEFLWNTRARPVDSVDPIFTNRQSDAIPRDPSKSANRDVVTPIDDLIKELDRQNLRYPPTATRADLEDILNSTPQPSPSPSRYGRQPKDPDLAEKLRKRGSRSRQQELEMSSWQRALQHSQRTISNVLLESLPAKVDSATKRVSSKASRAADRAARRARQVSRQAKDYFTVDENGVRDVPFQYVYQEERPRPINIRFRPVDTDMMFYRASPTLRPRARPRPPSSSPSGRPHTPTSGATAATTAQSSPLFRGVPRLLPVSSAYKEGSFSQPPPSSNPGSHSSEHGQRKNRKVYSPYSKDNIWDEKDAFDRFGDFLADTADKVMWGKYDLSQQPSERGADRQTAEPESKTPKPHSKKQSPAEYRHWKDRLEERFDTMLGIHEKGEYYKKWTDREIDDHRQKSGGDVFSFARGEQLRGNRRSKRQKYEKPIWEEEGSLISLLFGRTPAGGSLLYEKLLDTKSGSILNVFRAGAKSFLLVGSYLCRWASVRGALPQPVVVLGVFTAGICAHPRRRLRTVAISLIVLRTVGELLHGYLVGDQEWNEDDASSDSSGSDYEGAGM, encoded by the coding sequence ATGTCACGGATAGAGACACGTAGTAAAAGAAGACGGAGGTGTACGATGTGGCTGGTTGCACTGGGGAACCTCGGTGCACCGCATACGCTGGGCTTCATACCACCGACTCCTTCGGTAATGCGGCTACCTCCCTTGTTGGCACGTCCTGTTCAtcactcgtcgtcgtccgagaACGACGCTTCCGCTGCTCAGCCTCCATCCTCACCCGGGTCGCTGCGGGAATTACTAATCGTACTCGACGACCTGGGAATTCGATATCCACCGGAAGCTTCGAGATACGAACTGGAACAACTCTGGCGCCGCGAATGGGTGCggcaaacgaaacaacaaacAGCCAGACAGATTTGGACGGAACACTCGGAATCCACGACTGCAATCGTTGCGCCTCAAGCCAAACGAAAGTCTACCCGCAAAGGACTAAAGGAAGAATACCCGCAACGATGGTCTCTCGGAGAGTTGGTGGAAAAATTGGATGAGCAGAATATAAGGTACTCGCCCACGGCGACACGCGAGGATCTCGAGTTTTTGTGGAATACGAGGGCACGTCCGGTAGATTCAGTCGATCCTATCTTCACCAATAGGCAGTCGGATGCCATACCTCGAGACCCATCCAAGTCGGCCAACAGGGACGTCGTTACCCCTATAGACGACCTGATTAAAGAACTGGATCGTCAAAACCTACGTTATCCTCCTACAGCTACCCGCGCCGATCTGGAAGATATACTAAATAGTACACCGCAaccgtcgccgtcgccatCACGATATGGTCGACAACCCAAAGACCCCGATCTCGCGGAAAAACTGCGCAAACGAGGGAGTCGAAGCCGACAGCAAGAATTGGAAATGTCCTCCTGGCAGCGAGCTCTGCAACACAGTCAACGAACAATTTCCAACGTACTGCTCGAATCTCTTCCGGCCAAGGTGGACAGCGCCACCAAACGAGTGAGTAGCAAAGCCTCTCGAGCAGCAGACCGCGCCGCTCGTAGAGCTCGCCAAGTGTCACGGCAAGCCAAAGACTATTTTACCGTAGATGAAAACGGCGTGCGGGATGTGCCGTTCCAGTACGTGTACCAGGAGGAGCGCCCGCGACCGATCAACATTCGCTTTCGACCCGTAGATACAGATATGATGTTCTATCGTGCAAGTCCAACTCTTCGACCGCGTGCAAGACCGCGGCCGCCTTCCAGTTCTCCTTCCGGGCGCCCACATACACCGACGAGCGGGGCGACTGCTGCAACCACTGCTCAGTCGTCTCCGCTGTTCCGGGGCGTACCGCGATTGCTGCCAGTATCCTCCGCTTATAAGGAAGGCTCTTTCTCCCAGCCACCACCGTCGTCCAATCCCGGAAGTCACTCATCAGAACATGGACAAAGAAAGAACCGAAAAGTATACAGTCCGTACTCCAAGGATAATATCTGGGACGAAAAGGATGCCTTCGATCGGTTTGGCGACTTTCTTGCCGATACAGCCGATAAGGTCATGTGGGGGAAATACGACTTGTCTCAGCAGCCTTCTGAGCGAGGAGCGGATAGGCAAACAGCAGAACCAGAGAGCAAAACTCCTAAGCCTCATTCCAAGAAACAGTCTCCAGCGGAGTATCGCCACTGGAAAGATCGGCTTGAAGAGCGTTTCGACACAATGCTCGGAATTCATGAGAAGGGTGAATACTATAAGAAATGGACTGATCGAGAGATAGATGATCATCGCCAGAAAAGTGGCGGTGACGTGTTTTCTTTTGCACGAGGGGAACAGCTGAGAGGGAACCGGCGGAGCAAACGGCAAAAGTACGAGAAGCCAATTTGGGAAGAGGAGGGAAGCTTGATTTCTCTCCTGTTTGGTCGAACCCCTGCCGGAGGCAGTCTTCTCTACGAAAAGTTGTTAGACACGAAATCAGGCTCTATCTTGAATGTTTTTCGAGCGGGAGCAAAGTCGTTTCTGCTAGTAGGGAGCTACTTGTGTCGATGGGCCAGTGTCCGTGGTGCTTTGCCTCAACCGGTAGTTGTACTTGGAGTGTTCACTGCGGGTATCTGCGCCCATCCAAGGCGGCGCCTTCGGACTGTTGCAATCTCGCTCATTGTACTGCGGACAGTTGGAGAGCTCTTACACGGCTACTTGGTTGGAGATCAAGAATGGAACGAGGATGACGCCTCAAGCGATAGTTCCGGAAGTGATTACGAAGGCGCTGGAATGTAG